The following coding sequences are from one Delphinus delphis chromosome 19, mDelDel1.2, whole genome shotgun sequence window:
- the TTC19 gene encoding tetratricopeptide repeat protein 19, mitochondrial isoform X2: MKDEPAEAELILHDALRLAYKSDNKKAIAYTYDLMANLAFIRGQLENAEKLFKATMSYLLGGGMQQEDNAIIEISVKLATIYAAQNRQDLALAGYEFCISTLEEKIEREKELSEDTLSVEEKANTHLLLGMCLDTYARYLLFSKQPSQAQRMYEKALQIAEEILGERHPQTIVLLSDLATTLDAQGRSDEACVHAQRASDLARQVEHPELHVLLSNLAAVLMHRERYAQAEEIYQEALKRAKLKRDEVSVQRIREELAGLSRKRRPLS; the protein is encoded by the exons ATGAAAGATGAGCCAGCAGAGGCAGAGCTAATTTTGCATGATGCTCTTCGTCTTGCCTATAAGAGTGATAACAAGAAGGCCATCGCTTACACTTACGATTTG ATGGCCAACTTAGCATTTATACGGGGTCAGCTTGAAAAT GCggaaaaactttttaaagcaaCAATGAGTTACCTGCTTGGAGGGGGCATGCAACAG GAAGACAATGCAATAATAGAAATCTCTGTAAAGCTGGCCACTATTTATGCTGCTCAGAATAG ACAGGATCTGGCTCTTGCTGGTTATGAATTCTGCATTTCAACTCTAGAGGAAAAaattgagagagaaaaggaattatCAGAAGACACTTTGTCAG TGGAAGAGAAAGCCAACACCCACCTCCTCTTGGGCATGTGCCTAGACACCTATGCCCGCTACCTTCTGTTCTCCAAGCAGCCATCACAGGCACAAAGGATGTATGAAAAAGCTTTGCAGATTGCTGAAGAAATACTAGGAGAAAGACACCCACAG ACCATCGTGCTGCTGAGTGACCTGGCCACCACCCTGGATGCGCAGGGCCGCTCCGACGAGGCCTGTGTTCACGCACAGAGGGCGTCAGACCTGGCGAGACAGGTGGAGCACCCTGAGCTCCACGTGCTGCTCAGTAATCTGGCTGCGGTCCTGATGCACAGAG AACGATATGCACAAGCAGAAGAGATCTACCAGGAAGCACTGAAGCGAGCAAAGCTGAAAAGAGATGAGGTTTCTGTGCAGCGCATCAGGGAAGAGCTGGCTGGGCTGTCAAGAAAAAGGAGACCTTTGTCGTAG
- the TTC19 gene encoding tetratricopeptide repeat protein 19, mitochondrial isoform X1, whose translation MAMYRILGAGLALRLLRVAGRRGRGCPARLLPGPAGGRAPAADVPPCREAPRGLGPGLLPLLAALAWSSRPAPAEQEQERERQGAGGAAAGDAEAEIIQLLKRAKLCIMKDEPAEAELILHDALRLAYKSDNKKAIAYTYDLMANLAFIRGQLENAEKLFKATMSYLLGGGMQQEDNAIIEISVKLATIYAAQNRQDLALAGYEFCISTLEEKIEREKELSEDTLSVEEKANTHLLLGMCLDTYARYLLFSKQPSQAQRMYEKALQIAEEILGERHPQTIVLLSDLATTLDAQGRSDEACVHAQRASDLARQVEHPELHVLLSNLAAVLMHRERYAQAEEIYQEALKRAKLKRDEVSVQRIREELAGLSRKRRPLS comes from the exons ATGGCCATGTACCGGATCCTGGGCGCGGGCCTGGCTCTACGTCTCCTGCGGGTGGCGGGGCGGCGGGGCCGGGGCTGCCCGGCGCGCCTGCTGCCGGGTCCGGCGGGAGGCCGAGCGCCCGCGGCGGACGTGCCGCCGTGCCGAGAGGCGCCGCGAGGCCTGGGCCCGGGCCTGCTGCCGCTGCTGGCAG CGCTCGCCTGGTCCTCGAGGCCCGCCCCGGCGGAGCAGGAGCAGGAGCGGGAGCGGCAGGGCGCGGGCGGGGCGGCGGCCGGGGACGCCGAGGCCGAGATCATCCAGCTGCTGAAGCGAGCCAAG ttgtGCATCATGAAAGATGAGCCAGCAGAGGCAGAGCTAATTTTGCATGATGCTCTTCGTCTTGCCTATAAGAGTGATAACAAGAAGGCCATCGCTTACACTTACGATTTG ATGGCCAACTTAGCATTTATACGGGGTCAGCTTGAAAAT GCggaaaaactttttaaagcaaCAATGAGTTACCTGCTTGGAGGGGGCATGCAACAG GAAGACAATGCAATAATAGAAATCTCTGTAAAGCTGGCCACTATTTATGCTGCTCAGAATAG ACAGGATCTGGCTCTTGCTGGTTATGAATTCTGCATTTCAACTCTAGAGGAAAAaattgagagagaaaaggaattatCAGAAGACACTTTGTCAG TGGAAGAGAAAGCCAACACCCACCTCCTCTTGGGCATGTGCCTAGACACCTATGCCCGCTACCTTCTGTTCTCCAAGCAGCCATCACAGGCACAAAGGATGTATGAAAAAGCTTTGCAGATTGCTGAAGAAATACTAGGAGAAAGACACCCACAG ACCATCGTGCTGCTGAGTGACCTGGCCACCACCCTGGATGCGCAGGGCCGCTCCGACGAGGCCTGTGTTCACGCACAGAGGGCGTCAGACCTGGCGAGACAGGTGGAGCACCCTGAGCTCCACGTGCTGCTCAGTAATCTGGCTGCGGTCCTGATGCACAGAG AACGATATGCACAAGCAGAAGAGATCTACCAGGAAGCACTGAAGCGAGCAAAGCTGAAAAGAGATGAGGTTTCTGTGCAGCGCATCAGGGAAGAGCTGGCTGGGCTGTCAAGAAAAAGGAGACCTTTGTCGTAG